One Corvus moneduloides isolate bCorMon1 chromosome Z, bCorMon1.pri, whole genome shotgun sequence genomic window carries:
- the LOC116437955 gene encoding myogenesis-regulating glycosidase-like: protein MYTFLPESFTPVKQKPSKELRPMLGAILLGLILFIAAVVAWCYYTVSLRKAERLKTELMDLRADGFIIRNQHGEVVFRLAFRSGSLDLESCSKEGEILSCSRSSRGPLNFFIQTVKPKDTVMCYRVRWEELEAGPAVEHTMFWEDAHWYGGSEMSTQHWPIRLAGYQEPVPYVTSDVYSFRDSFGGILERYWLSSKAAAIKINDSVPFHLGFNATERTLFFQARYKDSPYKPPLGQQPFPELSYRVCVGSDVTSIHKYMVRRYFNKPSKIPAENAFRYPIWSTWALYKNDIDQDKLLRFAEKIKKYHFNCSHIEIDDMYTQAYGDFDFDPVKFPNVTEMFAKLKEDGFKVTLWTHPFINYNSSNFGVGIERQLFIKEPSGRLPAMVEWWNGIGAILDFTNPAARDWFQSHLRQLRHKYGISSFKFDAGETSYLPKQFSTFRPLSDPSIWSRRYTEMAIPFYELAEVRVGYQSQNISCFFRIIDRDSVWGYELGLKSLIPTVLTISMLGYPFISADMIGGNFFPNKTNGAVEIPDRELYVRWLELSAFMPSMQFSIPPWLYDKEVVEIAQKFTELHESLVAPLLLELAGEVTDTGDPIIRPIWWISPRDEATHRIDSQFLIGDTLMVAPVLEMGKQERDVYLPAGKWRSYKGELFEKTPVLLTDYPVDLDEVAYFLWVS, encoded by the coding sequence ATGTACACTTTCCTGCCAGAGAGCTTCACACCAGTGAAGCAGAAGCCCTCCAAGGAGCTGAGGCCCATGTTGGGTGCCATCTTGCTGGGCCTCATCCTGTTCATTGCCGCAGTGGTGGCCTGGTGCTACTACACGGTGTCCCTGCGGAAGGCGGAGCGGCTCAAGACGGAGCTGATGGACCTGCGGGCGGACGGCTTCATCATCCGCAACCAGCACGGGGAGGTGGTGTTCCGGCTGGCCTTCCGCTCGGGCAGCCTGGACCTGGAGTCGTGCTCCAAGGAGGGTGAGATCCTGAGCTGCTCGCGCTCGAGCCGGGGGCCGCTCAACTTCTTCATCCAGACGGTGAAGCCCAAGGACACGGTGATGTGCTACCGCGTGcgctgggaggagctggaggccgGCCCGGCCGTGGAGCACACCATGTTCTGGGAGGACGCCCACTGGTACGGGGGCTCGGAGATGAGCACCCAGCACTGGCCCATCCGCCTGGCCGGCTACCAGGAGCCCGTGCCCTACGTGACCAGCGACGTCTACTCCTTCCGCGACAGCTTTGGCGGCATCCTGGAGCGCTACTGGCTCTCCTCCAAGGCGGCGGCCATCAAGATCAACGACTCCGTGCCCTTCCACTTGGGCTTCAACGCCACTGAGCGCACTCTCTTCTTCCAGGCCCGCTACAAGGACTCGCCCTACAAGCCCCCACTGGGCCAGCAGCCCTTCCCCGAGCTCAGCTACCGTGTCTGCGTGGGCTCCGACGTCACCTCCATCCACAAGTACATGGTGCGCAGGTACTTCAACAAGCCCTCCAAGATCCCTGCTGAGAACGCCTTCCGATACCCCATATGGTCCACCTGGGCCCTCTACAAGAATGATATTGACCAGGATAAACTCTTGCGATTTGCTGAAAAGATCAAGAAGTACCATTTTAACTGCAGCCACATTGAGATTGATGACATGTATACCCAAGCCTATGGGGACTTTGACTTTGACCCTGTCAAGTTCCCCAACGTAACAGAGATGTTTGCAAAGCTGAAGGAAGATGGGTTTAAGGTCACTCTGTGGACTCATCCTTTCATAAACTACAATTCCTCCAATTTTGGTGTGGGGATTGAGCGTCAGCTGTTTATCAAGGAGCCGTCAGGGCGGCTGCCGGCCATGGTGGAGTGGTGGAACGGCATTGGGGCCATCCTGGACTTCACCAACCCAGCAGCCCGGGACTGGTTCCAGAGCCACCTGCGCCAACTCCGGCACAAGTACGGCATCTCCTCCTTCAAGTTCGATGCGGGTGAGACCAGCTACCTGCCCAAGCAGTTCAGCACCTTCCGCCCGCTGTCGGACCCCAGCATCTGGTCCCGGCGCTACACAGAGATGGCCATCCCCTTCTACGAGCTGGCTGAGGTGCGAGTGGGATACCAGTCACAGAACATCTCCTGCTTCTTCCGCATCATCGACCGTGACTCTGTCTGGGGCTATGAGTTGGGCCTCAAGTCCCTCATCCCCACTGTGCTCACCATCAGCATGCTGGGGTACCCCTTCATATCTGCGGACATGATAGGGggcaattttttccccaataagACCAATGGGGCAGTGGAGATCCCTGACCGGGAGCTGTACGTGCGCTGGCTGGAGCTGTCGGCCTTCATGCCCTCCATGCAGTTCTCCATCCCGCCTTGGCTCTACGACAAGGAGGTGGTGGAGATTGCGCAGAAGTTCACAGAGCTCCATGAGTCACTGGtggccccgctgctgctggagctggcggGGGAGGTCACCGACACAGGCGACCCCATCATCCGTCCCATCTGGTGGATCTCCCCCCGTGACGAGGCCACTCACCGGATTGACTCCCAGTTCCTCATCGGGGACACCCTCATGGTGGCCCCGGTGCTGGAGATGGGCAAGCAGGAGCGGGATGTCTACCTGCCAGCGGGCAAATGGCGCAGCTACAAGGGGGAGCTGTTTGAGAAGACCCCGGTGCTGCTCACTGACTATCCCGTTGACCTGGACGAAGTTGCCTATTTCCTCTGGGTTTCCTAA
- the LOC116437896 gene encoding myogenesis-regulating glycosidase-like, with amino-acid sequence MDSQITHRSGKHGNVPKGDAKERPLPENVTPVKQKPSKELRPMLGAILLGLILFIAAVVAWCYYTVSLRKAERLKTELMDLRADGFIIRNQHGEVVFRLAFRSGSLDLESCSKEGEILSCSRSSRGPLNFFIQTVKPKDTVMCYRVRWEELEAGPAVEHTMFWEDAHWYGGSEMSTQHWPIRLAGYQEPVPYVTSDVYSFRDSFGGILERYWLSSKAAAIKINDSVPFHLGFNATERTLFFQARYKDSPYKPPLGQQPFPELSYRVCVGSDVTSIHKYMVRRYFNKPSKIPAENAFRYPIWSTWALYKNDIDQDKLLRFAEKIKKYHFNCSHIEIDDMYTQAYGDFDFDPVKFPNVTEMFAKLKEDGFKVTLWTHPFINYNSSNFGVGIERQLFIKEPSGRLPAMVEWWNGIGAILDFTNPAARDWFQSHLRQLRHKYGISSFKFDAGETSYLPKQFSTFRPLSDPSIWSRRYTEMAIPFYELAEVRVGYQSQNISCFFRIIDRDSVWGYELGLKSLIPTVLTISMLGYPFVLPDMIGGNFLPDKTERAVEIPDRELYVRWLELSAFMPSMQFSIPPWLYDKEVVEIAQKFTELHESLVAPLLLELAGEVTGTGDPIIRPIWWISPRDEATHRIDSQFLIGDTLMVAPVLEMGKQERDVYLPAGKWRSYKGELFEKTPVLLTDYPVDLDEVAYFLWVS; translated from the coding sequence ATGGACAGTCAGATTACCCACCGCTCGGGAAAACATGGAAACGTTCCAAAGGGGGATGCCAAAGAAAGGCCCTTGCCTGAAAATGTCACACCGGTGAAGCAGAAGCCCTCCAAGGAGCTGAGGCCCATGTTGGGTGCCATCTTGCTGGGCCTCATCCTGTTCATTGCCGCAGTGGTGGCCTGGTGCTACTACACGGTGTCCCTGCGGAAGGCGGAGCGGCTCAAGACGGAGCTGATGGACCTGCGGGCGGACGGCTTCATCATCCGCAACCAGCACGGGGAGGTGGTGTTCCGGCTGGCCTTCCGCTCGGGCAGCCTGGACCTGGAGTCGTGCTCCAAGGAGGGTGAGATCCTGAGCTGCTCGCGCTCGAGCCGGGGGCCGCTCAACTTCTTCATCCAGACGGTGAAGCCCAAGGACACGGTGATGTGCTACCGCGTGcgctgggaggagctggaggccgGCCCGGCCGTGGAGCACACCATGTTCTGGGAGGACGCCCACTGGTACGGGGGCTCGGAGATGAGCACCCAGCACTGGCCCATCCGCCTGGCCGGCTACCAGGAGCCCGTGCCCTACGTGACCAGCGACGTCTACTCCTTCCGCGACAGCTTTGGCGGCATCCTGGAGCGCTACTGGCTCTCCTCCAAGGCGGCGGCCATCAAGATCAACGACTCCGTGCCCTTCCACTTGGGCTTCAACGCCACTGAGCGCACTCTCTTCTTCCAGGCCCGCTACAAGGACTCGCCCTACAAGCCCCCACTGGGCCAGCAGCCCTTCCCCGAGCTCAGCTACCGTGTCTGCGTGGGCTCCGACGTCACCTCCATCCACAAGTACATGGTGCGCAGGTACTTCAACAAGCCCTCCAAGATCCCTGCTGAGAACGCCTTCCGATACCCCATATGGTCCACCTGGGCCCTCTACAAGAATGATATTGACCAGGATAAACTCTTGCGATTTGCTGAAAAGATCAAGAAGTACCATTTTAACTGCAGCCACATTGAGATTGATGACATGTATACCCAAGCCTATGGGGACTTTGACTTTGACCCTGTCAAGTTCCCCAACGTAACAGAGATGTTTGCAAAGCTGAAGGAAGATGGGTTTAAGGTCACTCTGTGGACTCATCCTTTCATAAACTACAATTCCTCCAATTTTGGTGTGGGGATTGAGCGTCAGCTGTTTATCAAGGAGCCGTCAGGGCGGCTGCCGGCCATGGTGGAGTGGTGGAACGGCATTGGGGCCATCCTGGACTTCACCAACCCAGCAGCCCGGGACTGGTTCCAGAGCCACCTGCGCCAACTCCGGCACAAGTACGGCATCTCCTCCTTCAAGTTCGATGCGGGTGAGACCAGCTACCTGCCCAAGCAGTTCAGCACCTTCCGCCCGCTGTCGGACCCCAGCATCTGGTCCCGGCGCTACACAGAGATGGCCATCCCCTTCTACGAGCTGGCTGAGGTGCGAGTGGGATACCAGTCACAGAACATCTCCTGCTTCTTCCGCATCATCGACCGTGACTCTGTCTGGGGCTATGAGTTGGGCCTCAAGTCCCTCATCCCCACTGTGCTCACCATCAGCATGCTGGGGTACCCATTTGTGCTGCCGGATATGATTGGAGGAAACTTTCTCCCTGACAAAACGGAGAGGGCAGTGGAGATCCCTGACCGGGAGCTGTACGTGCGCTGGCTGGAGCTGTCGGCCTTCATGCCCTCCATGCAGTTCTCCATCCCGCCTTGGCTCTACGACAAGGAGGTGGTGGAGATTGCGCAGAAGTTCACAGAGCTCCATGAGTCACTGGtggccccgctgctgctggagctggcggGGGAGGTCACCGGCACAGGCGACCCCATCATCCGTCCCATCTGGTGGATCTCCCCCCGTGATGAGGCCACTCACCGGATTGACTCCCAGTTCCTCATCGGGGACACCCTCATGGTGGCCCCGGTGCTGGAGATGGGCAAGCAGGAGCGGGATGTCTACCTGCCAGCGGGCAAATGGCGCAGCTACAAGGGGGAGCTGTTTGAGAAGACCCCGGTGCTACTCACTGACTATCCCGTTGACCTGGACGAAGTTGCCTATTTCCTCTGGGTTTCCTAA